The Oryza glaberrima chromosome 5, OglaRS2, whole genome shotgun sequence DNA segment ATGCTGCCGCCTTCACTCTTCTCgctggagcaggaggaggaggaggagatagagtgaggccgtggcggcgacggcgaggtctgGGGGCGGGGCGCGATGGGAgacggagcggaggcggcgggggcgaccgCGGCGAGCAGGTTCGGGACGATCTGCGTCTTCTGCGGCAGCAACGCGGGGCGCCGCAGGGTGTTCGGCGACGCGGCGCTCGACCTCGGCCACGAGCTGGTGCGCGTAGATGACGGGcgggcgcgtggcgcggcgacggtCGAGCTgtctcgctcgccgccgccgccgccgccatcgtacTTTTCCATCCTTGgtttcacacttttttttttcaggtgcGAGCCGTGAgattcttctccttttttttgtttttcaggtGAGGCGGGGCGTCGATCTGGtctacggcggcggcagcatcgGGCTGATGGGCTTGATCGCGCGTACGGTTCTCGACGGCGGCCGCCGTGTCGTCGGGTACGTACGCACGCAGCCAGCTTCGTTTCTGCGCCTGAGAGCGATTTCCTCATCACTTTTGCTGCCTTGCTTTCGCGGCTGCACCTGCGGATGCCTGTGATTCTCGTGTACGTGCTACACCACCATCTAATGCGGCGTGATAAAATTTTTGCTTGATTTATTCGCAGGGTGATTCCTAGAGCTCTCATGGCTGTCGAGGTCTGCAATCTCTTCGACTTCCTTTCAGTATTTCGTAGATTTTTCAGGGTTCAGAAGTGTCGTTGAATTCACCTCTGTATTGGTATGTTTTAGCGTTTGCCATGTTGTGTTCTTACTTGGAGAACTTGCCGTTGGAATCctgtggtgtttggatcagaaTTCCACATTTGAAATGAACCCTAAAGTCTAAACAAAATGATCAAGCTAGACAGGGCTAGGATTTCCGAAAGTTTGGTTTCTGTCCATTTTTAGGTGGCAGGTACAAGCCGTATAGCAGCATACTTCAATTCATTGTTAGTTTTCAGCTGAATTAAATAGTAGGACCAGTACACTTGCTATCTTGAATTTGTCAGGGTGATGTTTATCTTGAATATGTCAGGGTGAAGTTACCTGAACCTAACATAATTGATAATAGTACGTGTATGCGATCATTTAAAAGAGATGTTTTACTTTGACTTGGAAGGACTGTACAGCTTTGTGAAGAATTTTGTAAAGGGAGTGGTTTGTGTTGACATTTGCAAATGTTGCTTTTCTAACAGATATCAGGTGAGAGTGTGGGAGAAGTAATAGTTGTACAGGACATGCATGAGCGGAAAGCGGAGATGGCTCGGCGATCCAAAGCGTTCATTGCTCTTCCTGGTAATTGATAATTCCAATATATGTGAGATGGACTGACGATCTGAAATGTTCAGTACCTTCTTTCTAACATCATCTATCACACTAGTAATTGATAATTCAAATGTAACTTGGTTATTGATTTTTGTCAGGGGGCTATGGAACAATGGAGGAGCTGTTAGAGATGATAACATGGTGCCAACTTGGAATTCATGACAAGCCAGTAAGCATAATTGAGATATTTGATACTAGATATATTGTAAACGGCAAAGTAGCACAATGCTTTGTTGATGGATTAAGGTCTCCATCACATATAAAACCTTGGCCAATTGAACAGGTTGGATTGCTAAATGTTGACGGTTACTACGATCCACTGCTCGCGTTGTTCGACAAAGGCGAGGCGGAGGGCTTCATCAACTCTGATTGTAGACAAATATTTGTATCTGCACCAACTGCAAGTGAATTGCTGACAAAGATGGAGGTAATTTGACTGACCTATGAACTCTGATGTGAGCATTTGCAAAGCCTGAGCGACTTTTTTCATGCCCCCATTTGGACTCAGCAATACACTCGGTTGCACCAGGAGGTGGCCCCTGCAACAAGCTGGGAGATCTCAGAGCTTGGCTATGGAAGAACACCGGGCGCTGATCAATCCTAGCCCCCCTCACTTCAAAAGTGACTAGTACAAGCTCTACTAATGCCTTTGCTTTTGTTTTCCCTTGCTTCTTGTGATCAAGTATCAAATTAAACTCCTCACCATGGACATGGTCTCCAGTCCATAGACGATTTCT contains these protein-coding regions:
- the LOC127773887 gene encoding probable cytokinin riboside 5'-monophosphate phosphoribohydrolase LOGL7; its protein translation is MGDGAEAAGATAASRFGTICVFCGSNAGRRRVFGDAALDLGHELVRRGVDLVYGGGSIGLMGLIARTVLDGGRRVVGVIPRALMAVEISGESVGEVIVVQDMHERKAEMARRSKAFIALPGGYGTMEELLEMITWCQLGIHDKPVGLLNVDGYYDPLLALFDKGEAEGFINSDCRQIFVSAPTASELLTKMEQYTRLHQEVAPATSWEISELGYGRTPGADQS